From one Deltaproteobacteria bacterium genomic stretch:
- the aspS gene encoding aspartate--tRNA ligase, which translates to MGDWQRSCRCGEPGEGDVGRELTLMGWTQSVRDHGGLLFIDLRDRSGMVQVVLNPEVTPEAHDKAKRVRSEDVLAVRGTLVHRSEETVNPNIATGALELMARELRVLNPSRVPPFPVDDEVEPTETSRFRYRYLDLRRPRGLRPLEIRHRMLSTIRNHLNDLSFMEVETPVLTKSTPEGARDYLVPSRMHPGKFYALPQSPQLFKQILMVGGVDRYFQIVRCFRDEDLRMDRQPEFTQLDIEMSFVQPEDIFDMVEGMMARVFREVRGVELETPFRRLSWEEAMGRYGTDKPDLRFGLELVELSDTFRDSKVAIFTRALAAGGIVKGLRAPGAGDLSRKELDDLTELVGRYGAKGLAWIKVTDSDWQSPLTKFLSEAEKDALRDLTGVQPGDVIFMLADDFDVVNEGLANLRLEMGRRLGLVQEGVQAFAWVLDFPLVEWRKAEGRYTAVHHPFTAPREEDLPLLESDPARVKSRAYDLVLNGMELGGGSIRIHSPELQRQVLSLLDVNPDTVEDQFGFLLEALDLGAPPHGGIAFGVDRMAMLLSDSPAIRDVIAFPKSQRAVCMLTEAPTAVDPRQLGELQIRTLAGD; encoded by the coding sequence ATGGGCGATTGGCAGCGGAGCTGCCGCTGCGGCGAGCCGGGCGAGGGCGACGTGGGCCGGGAACTGACGCTGATGGGCTGGACCCAGTCCGTGCGGGACCACGGCGGTCTTCTCTTCATCGACCTGCGGGACCGCTCCGGCATGGTCCAGGTGGTGCTGAACCCCGAGGTGACGCCCGAGGCCCACGACAAGGCCAAGCGGGTGCGTTCCGAGGACGTGCTGGCGGTGCGCGGAACGCTGGTGCACCGGTCCGAGGAGACCGTGAATCCCAACATCGCCACCGGCGCGCTGGAACTGATGGCGCGGGAGCTGCGGGTGCTCAACCCGTCGCGGGTGCCGCCGTTTCCCGTCGACGACGAGGTCGAGCCCACCGAGACCAGCCGCTTCCGTTACCGCTATCTCGACCTGCGGCGCCCGCGCGGCCTGCGCCCCCTGGAGATCCGCCACCGGATGCTGTCCACCATCCGCAACCATCTGAACGACCTGTCGTTCATGGAGGTGGAGACCCCCGTGCTCACCAAGAGCACGCCCGAGGGCGCGCGCGACTACCTCGTTCCCAGCCGCATGCACCCGGGCAAGTTCTACGCGCTGCCCCAGTCGCCCCAGCTCTTCAAGCAGATCCTCATGGTGGGCGGCGTGGACCGCTATTTCCAGATCGTGCGCTGCTTCCGCGACGAGGACCTGCGCATGGACCGGCAGCCCGAGTTCACCCAGCTCGACATCGAGATGTCCTTTGTGCAGCCCGAGGACATCTTCGACATGGTAGAGGGCATGATGGCGCGGGTGTTTCGGGAGGTCCGTGGGGTGGAGCTGGAGACGCCGTTCCGGCGCTTGAGTTGGGAGGAGGCCATGGGGCGGTACGGCACGGACAAGCCCGACCTGCGCTTCGGCCTGGAGCTGGTGGAGCTGTCGGACACGTTCCGCGACTCCAAGGTTGCCATCTTCACGCGCGCCCTGGCGGCCGGCGGTATCGTCAAGGGCCTGCGGGCGCCTGGGGCCGGCGACCTGTCGCGCAAGGAACTGGACGATCTCACCGAGCTGGTGGGCCGTTACGGCGCCAAGGGCCTCGCCTGGATCAAGGTCACCGACAGCGACTGGCAGTCGCCGCTGACGAAGTTCCTGAGCGAGGCGGAGAAGGACGCGCTCCGCGATCTCACCGGGGTGCAGCCCGGCGACGTCATCTTCATGCTCGCGGACGACTTCGACGTCGTCAACGAGGGCCTTGCCAACCTGCGGCTGGAGATGGGCCGGCGCCTCGGCCTCGTGCAGGAGGGCGTCCAGGCGTTCGCATGGGTCCTCGACTTCCCGCTGGTGGAGTGGAGGAAGGCCGAAGGCCGCTACACCGCCGTGCACCACCCGTTCACCGCCCCGCGGGAGGAAGACCTGCCGCTGCTGGAATCCGACCCCGCCCGGGTGAAGTCCCGCGCCTACGACCTGGTGCTCAACGGCATGGAACTGGGCGGCGGCAGCATCCGGATCCATTCCCCCGAACTGCAACGGCAGGTGCTGTCGCTGCTCGACGTGAACCCCGACACCGTGGAGGACCAGTTCGGCTTCCTCCTGGAAGCCCTGGATCTCGGCGCACCCCCGCACGGCGGCATCGCCTTCGGCGTCGACCGGATGGCCATGCTGCTGAGCGACTCGCCGGCGATTCGAGACGTCATCGCGTTTCCGAAGAGCCAGCGCGCGGTGTGCATGCTGACGGAAGCGCCCACCGCGGTGGACCCAAGACAGCTTGGGGAGTTGCAGATCCGGACGTTGGCTGGGGACTAG